From the Chelonoidis abingdonii isolate Lonesome George chromosome 4, CheloAbing_2.0, whole genome shotgun sequence genome, the window ACTTCCAGTAGCTCCAAAGGAGAGAGacaccaggactgaatttggctGCGCATCTAGTTTCACTCAGTATGAAATTCACCTGTGTGCATAAAGTTTTATTTGGAGGAATTAGGTGGGACTGAAGTGATGTGGTACATAGACTTTCTGCcaagaggtgaatttcaccctagatGTACTGATAAAAGGATATAGTACATATATTACAAGCTACTGAAGTGAAATGTGCTTTTAAGATCCTCCCACTCCTGGCAATCCCTTATCTTAAAGCATCGCCATGGTTTGCAGTACACGTTCATCTGACCTTTGGTTGGACCCATTGCTACTGAGCAAACCCTTTGTTGCTGGTCCCTTGAGCGGTTGCCTGAGGCAAGTTTCACATTGCTCAGAATTAAAACTGGGATTTGCACCATCGAACCCAATGCAGCCCCCCCAAAGGAAAGGAGATGAAAGGAGCTGGAAAGGGTGCTATGACCACTGCCTCCCCTCAGCCCCCAAAGGAATCCAGTAGACTGTCCCACTTGGTGCTTTGATCTCACACCCAAAGGTAAATTCATGGGGATCTGATCTCCTGAAAAATTTGACTCCAGCTCTGTTGTGGCATTTGTCAAGATGACCCTTTTTTGTATGGCTTCTCATCTCCAGCACTTCTGTCTATGTGCTCTGAGTGATTTCACCCGTCATCACAGAAAGCAAGGTCAGGCATTTCCCTGTGGCATTTTACCCGAGTGTCCGTTAAACTTCCGTGATGTCAGCATATCCTCAGTGATGTAGATACACATGTCTGGGCTAACCTCGAGGGGCGACTCATTTGTCTGCTCCAGCTCTCGGGGGTCATCCACCAGCATTTCTATTTCtgaagcagaagaggaagaaaagatcGAATGATTTTCTAACATGGAAAGAGTgcctgaaaaaaaccaaaaacaaaccaaccacaaCCGGAGGCTCTCTGCACTATACAATGGTTTGTCCCTaccggccagcagctgctgcataaAGACAATTCTTGAGTCCATTACAGCTGCAGAGTCCTAAAAAGCAGCACTGAATGCCAGTCATTAGTGCAGAAATGTTTGAGAAATTGATCATCTAttatgtgtattatggtagcgcCTATACTTCTAAGGCGCACGATTGCTGGGTGCTGCACTAACTAGCGCAGGGTACATCCACACAGCAACTGGGAGGTGTTCCCAGCCCGGGGAGACAACCCACACTAGCTCAACTCCAGCCAATGCACTCACAGCAGCAGCGTGACCGCTGCGGCATGGGCGGGCACAAGTCCAAGCTGGCCCAATGGCCTGGATTTGAGCTCTGGTGGCTAGCCCGTGCTACTGCCTGTGCCACAACGTCCACACCActgtttttagagcactagcgTGTTTGTCTACCCACCtctaagtgccagtgtggacggaCTCCCAGAGGCCCAATCACCCACATCGCGATGCTGGAAAGGGATGTCTGTGGGTGTGACACGCAGGGGGAAAACCATTTGTCCCCTGACTGTCTTTTGCCAATGCTCCATCCTACCAGCAATATTCAGCGCCATGACTGCTTCCAACTGGATGCTACGATGCAACAGCGAGGCTCAGGATTCTCACAGCTCAGCCCTGATTCTTTCGCCCAGTGTCTCTAGCATCCCCCCAAGCGATTTCAATAGGATACTAGACTGATGAGGATGAGCTGCTTGGAACAGGCACAACGCTGAAAacgttttccctgccagcagcactgaAATAGCAGTCTAAGCCAGACATCTATTCTTTCCTATGTGCAGCCTATTTTAGAGGCTCAGCTGTGCATGTATGGAGAGCAATCACCCGGATGGTTTGGTCACAGATCTATCACAACTCAGCAGCCAGTGAGACAGACTGCAGAGAACGCACATAGCATGGAAGAAATACTAGCTTGACAGGGCCATCCGCTCGGCTTACCGTCATCCTGAGAGTCCTCCTCCAGCCGGTCCTTCCCCCCGCTCTCCACCCCGGAGGTGTGGGAGCTGCCATGGCTGGtcatggagctgcaggttttcagTTTGCGGTGCACAGCGGTGCCCAAGAAGCTGTCCTCCGGCCCCATCTCCCTGGGCTTGGTATCCGCCTCGATGCCGGAGGTGTGGGAACTGCTATGGCTGGTCGTGGAGTGCCGCGAGAGGCGCTTGTGCTTGGCGCTGCCTGCGCTGCTCCCGCTGGCTCGAGAGCGTTTCTCCAGCTGGTCCATGTCCAGGTCCACCGTGTCGCTGATGTAAGACTCTCGGTACTGCTTCTTCTCTGCAAGGCAAGCCAGGAGCATGGTCACTCCCCCACGGGAGCCTGACGGCCTGCGAGGGGTGCCAACACACCCGGTATGCACACAGACTCTGGGCCAGATTGGGCCTGGGGGCAAGAAGCTGCTTGTTGCCTCTCCTACTCACCCTGTCTCTCCTGTCTATGGTCGGCTGCTAGGCAACGGTGCAGGGATAGGCCCTTCCCAGCATCCCAGCATCCATGGCCCTCGGAACAACTGACTGAGCACACAAGTGGGGATCGGCTGCCCTGTGGGCGTGATGGCAGGGGCACTCCCACCCCAGGCTGGATTCTGACACTCctcactcccccttccccctctgaaCAGCCTCAACCCTGGCAGGGCCAGAGCCCTCCCTGGTAGTTCTGGCTACCTTGGGTCAGGCAGCATAAAGGTCAGACCCGGCAGCAAAGGGAGGACTGACACTACTGCCTCCCAGCACCTCTGTGGTGATGTGCAGCCCCAGAGGGGGCCAGAAGAGGGAGATGGAGCCAGAacaagcccccaccccaagcctgtGAAATACCAGCTAAACGGGACCACGCAGGGTGCACCCTCCCCTGTAATCTCTGTATCCTGATGCACAATCCCACCGCCCGCGCACTGAGGCCCAGACAGGCTCCATTGATGCAGTGCAGCTATCTAATTAGGGTTGTGTTTATCACAGCACAGGGCCTCCTCCTGACTCCTCCGATGGCCCACAGCCTTATCAGTAGGCCAGCATCTGCCTCCGGCGTGGTTATCGCACAGCCTGTTCTGCTGATGCTCAGCCCACACAAACAACAGCACGCAGCAGATTTCCCACAGGGAACACATTCCTGATCTAAGTGAGCTGCAGGCTGCGTCAGCTGCAGGCTCTGACCGGGAACACGCCGGACAACGCTGGACCCCCAGACAGCCCCTTGGATGGAGATGGAAGAGATTTCTAGTAGCATTGCAGCATGCAAGGGTAAATTCAAACCATTGGACTTCAGGATTGTGGAAACTGAAGGCAGGCCGAGTTTCAGGGCAAAGCCCCATTCCTTGCCTGGCTGCCTTTCGCTGGAAGAAGCagcacagcaggctggggggtcGAGTGTACTGAGGCACAGAAGATCAGTTGCCCCTTTCATGCCGGAGCTGCTAACATGACTGCATCTTGCCAGTGCTACCTACCGAACAGCACATAAACATGCACCTCTACACACAGCTCTCTGCAGTTTGGGCCCAGTACTGGCAAACAGTATGGAGTCCAGGCAAACAGCTCTGGGCACTCAATGgtgcagggggcggggcaagCTGGCCAGCATCACCCTCATGGGGTATAAAGGGGCAGTAGCTCTGATCCCCCACCATCACCTCCAGTTTGGTGACTCTCATGACCAACACAGCACACCCTCACTGGCTATGCCATCTGCACTCTCCCAGCCTACTCTCAAGCTCCTAGAtcatgcccatcaccatggtgtctgatCTCCGTTGTGGGGCTTAACTCCTTGCTGTCATATGGCTCTAGATTCCCTCTGCACTTCCTAGCCCTGTGGCACAATGGGGAGACGGCATTTCTCTCTAGCTTTTGGCCCTCACACGGCCACATGGATGGGTTTGCCCTTTGATAGTAACAGCCGGGGCTGAAACTTCCCCTGATTTCAAGAGCaccgggtgggggaggggggaaaaaagctgtcCAGCCCAGCAGCCCACAGTCCAAGTCCCTCCTCCCAGCACGGGTGGGGACTCATTCAGAAACCTGTGCACGCAAACCGCACAGCACGTGAGCCAGAGCAGGAAACCGCAAGAGTAAGGCGAGCCAGGCCCTGCAGGAGAAGACGCCAATTCTGTCCTGTCAGGGAGGCCGGTCGCTTTCTTGTCAGTTTTATGCAATCGCCTCCAATCCATCATCGCTAAAGCAGGAGGCCACAGGGGACCAAACTGCAGCTGCGGACAGCAGGAGAGCTGGTCAGAAAGAGTCCGAGGAAATACGTCTCATTGGAATTTGCCAGTTCAGTGAAATCAGAATGTTTCTCACATGTGGTCCAATTTCCCCCAAGAACCCATTGAAATCCTGCCAGTTGGAATGCCGCAGGGgtggggaccccagggcttccagggtCTGCGGCTCTGGATCACTTCTGGGCCTGCCCACCAGGCACACTGCCCCGGGGCTGAGGGGGTCTCCGGGGCTGCCCACTACGCAGTCTGTCCTGAGGCTGCGGGGGTCTCTGGGCCTACCCCGGGGGGCTCCATCCCCTTTCATGTAGAGTTTTGAAATTCTTGGTTTTCCTCCATGACCTAGAATAGCCTCTCTCTATCCAGCTCTAGACAGCAGTTCAAGGCAGATGAGAGGCTGCAGTTTCACTGTTCGGAGTCAGACTGTTGTAGGCTgcgggggaggaaagggggagcagtaaaacacaGTATAGCCAGATTAAAACACAGCCGAGTACCTTCATTCTCTTCAAGTTTCCTGACCTGCCGCAGGATCGGCTGCAGATTCATATAGAGACGATGGCtattgctgagcagctgcaggaggtGCCTGGAGCGCATGGGACAGCCTGTGTAGTAGATGAGTTTCCTGGCCGATGGCAAACCATCTGGCAAAATCTCAAATTTCTTACCCTGTTCGGAACAAGGAAGAAATATCAGTATCTGCACTGCAAAGGTTTGTAAAGGGAGGCGTCCAGCCCTGAATTCAGACACTCACTACTCTGTTCTCGCTGGTCCCTCGTGAAAGGTAAAGGGAGCTTTGAGGAAACGGTGGAAGTTTGCTCTATTTAAGGCGACTCCTTGAAGTTACTAGCAGAACAATCAGTTACCCCAGGGCACATTGTGTCACTGCATTTCAAAGTCAAACACAGGAAACAAACATGGTTTGCTCTGCATTACACAACGCTGCCAAAAACCATGCCCAGCGTCAGGGCTGGCAGGTTCCCACTGCAAGACCAGGCAGGTGGTTTGGCTTCAGTTAATTATTCcgtttcatggggggggggggggggagtagtaCGTGCATGAGACACTTCAGCAGGAGAACAAACAGATGCATTTACACAATTTAATACACAAACAATGTTTAATGCTCCTATGTCAGGCAGGAGGTTAGACAAGAGGATTATAATGATCTCTGCTGGGCTTAACATCTTTGAATCTTTCTAGCACCAATTTGGGTCCGTTTGGTGTGACTGAGAGCTTTGCCACTGGTTCCAGTAGGAGCGGCCCTGGTTTAACAAGTTCCCAACCTGTACATTCCATTTGGTGCTTTAGCTGTAACGATCTAAAGGAAATAACAGAGGTGTTACTCTGGATGAATTATTTTCCCCCTTTACTACtaagaccataagaacagccatactgggtcaggccaatggtccgtctagcctaggatcctgtcttccaacggtggccaatgccaggtgcttaaGAGGAAAtgacagaacaggcaatcatcgaaTGATCCATTCTCTGTTATCCACaaccagcttctggcagacagaggctagggacactcagagcatggggttgtaaccctgtccatcttggctaatagccactgacagacctatcctctatgaatgtatctagttctttcttaACCCcattacagttttggccttcacatcatttcctggcaatgagttccacaagttgactgtacaTTGTACTGACCTTATGATGCTCATATTTAAATACCCAGCAACCAGGCAACTCGATGGATTGACGAGATTCTAGCAAATTTTCAGTAAAACAGAGTTTCTAAAACTGCTTTCATACCTGTACCATTATGGGGAAAAAGAATCAAACCAGGATCAAACCTGTTCATATTGATTTTCCTcacatcaacatttttcattgcTCTCCAATTCAAAACAAGTTCACACTTGAGATTCAGCTTCTTGCTCTTGGTAGGCCTAGagtgcagagtggggctgggctaAAAAAAAGAAGAGGCTAAAGGAAACAGACTTTTCCCCATCAGGTGCCGAGTGTATCTATGATCTTAGAGCTTGACTAAAGGTCTGAATGTCTTTGCAGTCTCTTGAGTGTCCATGAAGCAGTATTCCCCAAAAATGTATCTGGGCAAAAAGGTCAGAAGTAGCTAGTGATTTGGGGTTTCTCAGAGTTTAGACGCCAAATCTGTGACACCTCAAAGAGCCTGTTTTTCAGCAATACTGAGCACCCGACCTCTGAACATTTTGGCCACCGTTAACACAAAACCCTAAGTCTAAAATATTCAAGACTTCTACCCAGCTCAGCCAGCTCCTTCATGGCTTGGAAACTGTTGTTGCAACCCATCAGTTAACAATCCATCTTATGGTCTCACATCCTGGTCCTAAGAGCACGGTAACATTTGCCTGTTTCTGTACCAGGTTCTGATCGGTTACGCTGGTGTATACAGGGAGTAATTCCACTGTTTCCTAGGCTTTTGAAAGGggttgtcttcagtggagttccaggtatgtaactgagatcagaatctggccatatgACAGTCATAGATTTGTAAGATATAcggttaagtccaaagctgactgcaaggACTTACAAAGGGagctcataaaactgggtgaccgggcaacaaaatgacagatgaaattcagtgttgataaatgcaaagtaatgcacatggcaaaacataatcccaactatacatataaaatgatggggtctaaacgAGCTGCTACCACTCccaaaagatcttggagtcattgcagaCAGTTCAGCGAAAACATCTATTTTAcctgcagcaacagtcaaaaaagggaacagaatgctaggaaccattaggaaagggatggagaatGAGACAGAAATggtcataatgccactatgtaagTCCATAggacacccacatcttgaatacagtgtgcaattctggttgtcccatctcaaaaaagatgcatttgaattggaaaaggtacagaaaagggaaggaaaaatgattaggggtacagAACAGTTTCCACacgagaagagattaaaaagactgtcagcttggaaaagagacaacaaaaGCTGAACATGGTAGAGGTATAAAATCATatatggtgtggagaaagtgagtagtGCAGTGTTATTTATACCTttacgtaacacaagaaccaggggtcacccaatgaaattaataggcagcaggtttaaaacaaacaaaaggaagtattttttccatacaacgcacagtcaacctgtggaactattagccaggggatgtggtgaaggccaaaagtgtaaccgGACTCAAAAAAAAGGAGgacctggaggataggtccatcaatggccatcagccaagatgatcagggacacaatCCCACGCActgtgtccctaaatctctgactgccagaagctgggagtggatgacagaagATAGATCACTCAATAAATACCCCTCTTCTGTGCATTCCTTCTGAAGCGTCAGGAATTGGCCGCTGTCgggagataggatactgggccagatggactattgatctgacccactatggccattccaATGTTCTTGTAGGCAGTTTGCAGGTCAATGGGAAGCTGATGAAAGATGAGGGGAaaacctcactgttaaaaaagaaAGATACCTTTCTTTACATATATGTTACGAACCCCTTATTGTTCTGTACTCACCACAAATACAAGTTTTCCCACATTTGTCCAGGGGAAGTCATAAAGCAACTGTCTTTCTTCATCTAAATTCTGAGAAACAAATTGCACACTGAGAATGGGATTTAGGAAACCTGAGACAGATTCATTACTTTTACTGACTTAGGAACAAGCTGAAACACAGCCGATAACTTCTTTCCCCCGATACACTCAGATTTCGAAGCACTGTCCTCCTAAGGTCTCTAGCATAGACATGGCTTAAGTTTCATGAAGCCATCCAAAGGGTAAAATTCTCTGTGATGCACATAGGTTATTCTGCATTCATTCCTTGCCTGCCAATCCCAATGACATCAATGAGAAAACAGCCTCTGGAATGCGTGCAGAATATCCAACACAGATCCAAAGTGCAGCTCAGAGAAGAGGATTCTGTTGAATGACTTTTCTGTAGCTGACATCTCACAGAGTCAAAGCAATTAATATTTGCACCCTTTTTGCAATTTGCTCAGGAAGATGTTTGTCTCTGCAAATCCAAGTGCTGTAATACACTGTAAGTTGTCTATGACAGCTACTGGTGTGTGCGTGTCTGGCAGGTCCCCCTGTGTGTTACAGATCTCAGCTAGGTAGCTGTGACTCTTTAGTTCATGCTGTTGGCTCTGGAGATCCCCAGTTCATTCCCTGGTGCACTGGCTAGCAGTTCCGCACATTTCTAGTGCAGTTAGTATCTTACTGTTAATTTTTATTAGATGATTGACCCAAACAGGGATTGCTGAATTTCAAAAGTATTTGAGAaacttctaattaaaaaaaaaaaaaaaaagatggaaaaataagCAGGAGTCAAAATGGCCAACTTCCACCGGTGAAGCAAAAGCCATTaattctagaccaggggttggcaacctatggcacgcgtgccgaaggcggaacatgagctgattttcaatggcactcacactgcccgggtcctggccaccggtttggggggctctgcattttaatttaattttaaatgaagcttcttaaacattttaaaaaccttatttattttccatacaacaatagtttagttctatattatacacttatagaaagagaccttctaaaaacatcaaaatgtattactggcacgcaaaaccttaaatgagagtgaataaatgaagacttggcacatcacttctgaaaggctgccgacccctgttctagaccatGAAACTTGAGGTCATCAGGTGAGAAAAATATATCACTGTTTTCATTTCAGACAgcctgatttcagtgagaaatgCTCAAGATATGAGAGCATAAATGAGAGCAAAAATTGGCTGATGGATACATTCAGCTACGTACCTGAAAGATCTGTATGCCCCGCGTTGTCAACCCAAGGGTTAATGAGGCTTCGATTTCCCTTTTGTCCTAAAAAAATCCACAGTGCTTTCAGTAAATACTTTTCAGTATAAAATAAACATATAGTAGATCCCTGAAGAGAAGAAAGGCAATAGCCTAGGCTGTCATTTTGTGGGAAATAATTGTAGCATTATGCTGTTTAATAATTGCATGCGGATGGCTCAGGTTTCTTGAATACAATACGTAAAAAGGATTGGGTCTGAGTTACGGGAGGTACTGAGCACCCGCTGCTCCTACCGACTGCAactggagctgtgggtgctcgCACTTCTGAACAATCAGGCCcacacatatataaataaaagcacagaACTATCACACaaatgtgtatatgtgtgtgattttatatataaacaacaTGGTCTACAAATGATGTGATACTCAGATACACGCACCCCCATCAAGAATTCCATTACGCTCCCTGTCAAAACCACCCAAACATTTTCTAGTTTCTACTTCTATAGCAATATACTAAGCACAACTCCTCTGCATTTCTGAACCAAACACTTTTGCATTCCCATTTGCTACTGGGAAAGATTTTGAAACCTGGAGCCAAAGATCGCACAATTTCCTGAATCGCTTAAGCATACTGCATCTGTTCCAAATACTGGATGTGTTTGAAAGATGTACAGTAAACAAATCTACTCCTAATGCGTAGGTATCTTCTCTAATTGCTTCCATCTGCTGCGGAGTAACACCACACAGTCTCAAATGTTCTATACTAGATGTTATGTCATTAAAAATGCACATCAATTGCTGGGTTTATCTGAAGCACTTTATGTAAGTGAATCTAAGTAAAACTTCTCAATTTAGACCCCAAAAAATGACTCTCAGAAaagtgacaaattaaaaaaaagtctcaaaaaaGGGGGCATAAAAAGCTTTAGCTTTCTGcagaagacattttaaaagagaagcacaattacatttattttaaaaaacgaCCTATTTTCTGATGTTTAGACAAAAACTTAAAGAGGGCAGGAGAGCACgcagaggcagggctggaaaAGTCTCTGATGCATGTTAACCCTGGAAATTCAGGACACATTAGGCATTATCCATCCAGACAAACACCTGTGTTGGAAGGTGTGTGATGTCATTATTGGGCATCATCCGTAAGGGTTTCACAAAGACCATGGCTTGAGAGTTGTTACTGTTACAGGCATCCAGGGCTGGACTGTCTTTGTTACAACCATCAATGGCTGGATCGTGACATTACAACGTGCCCTGTGTAAGGGCTGGTGCATCACTGTAGTGCCCGGGGAGCAGACTGAAATATTGGGATCCTCCATGGCTCCCCTTTGCTGTGGTGGGAGGAGCAAGCTACACCCCGTAACCCCCGTTCACTTGGCCAGCTACTCTGGTCAGTGAGTATAGAtggaaggggatggggggggagggggcatctcAGATTACTTGCACCCAACAGGAGGTACCAGGT encodes:
- the FRMD6 gene encoding FERM domain-containing protein 6 isoform X3, whose protein sequence is MDQLEKRSRASGSSAGSAKHKRLSRHSTTSHSSSHTSGIEADTKPREMGPEDSFLGTAVHRKLKTCSSMTSHGSSHTSGVESGGKDRLEEDSQDDEIEMLVDDPRELEQTNESPLEVSPDMCIYITEDMLTSRKFNGHSGLIVKEVSSSTSSSSETVVRLRGQSSDSLPQTVCRKPKTSTDRHSLSLDDIRLYQKDFLQLADTAQSYTFGCGHELDEDGLYCNGCLAQQCINIQESFPVKRTSKYFSLDLTHDEVPEFVV